The proteins below are encoded in one region of Sphaerodactylus townsendi isolate TG3544 linkage group LG06, MPM_Stown_v2.3, whole genome shotgun sequence:
- the LOC125435720 gene encoding phospholipase A2 inhibitor and Ly6/PLAUR domain-containing protein-like has product MKTLLSTCLLLAFFSPVASLICMKCLGFAKGTCYPLGTETCQADEIFCLSFKMRNPTALLFEFSLKSCAPKGICKEGNFSSTTAQDKHFQSVMKCCKTHLCNKDPIELPPPNMTSNGLRCPACLSMGTSHCQAKTMAKCVGKETRCFNGSGFAKISLAGFPLFTFQQKIAFQGCVTPTSCKFEAPVTLSTSITTISIDKFKCSNATKARFHLADSTISGSRE; this is encoded by the exons ATGAAGACACTCCTGAGCACATGCCTCCTATTGGccttcttttctccag TGGCATCACTGATATGTATGAAATGTCTGGGCTTTGCAAAAGGGACATGTTATCCGCTTGGAACTGAAACATGTCAAGCTGATGaaatattctgcctttctttcaaAATGAGAAATCCAACGG CTCTTCTCTTCGAATTCTCCCTTAAGTCTTGTGCCCCAAAAGGGATTTGTAAAGAAGGCAACTTCTCCTCCACTACAGCACAGGACAAACATTTTCAATCAGTAATGAAATGCTGCAAGACACACCTTTGCAACAAAGACCCTATTGAGT TGCCGCCACCAAATATGACTTCCAATGGGCTCCGGTGCCCAGCCTGCCTTTCCATGGGTACAAGTCATTGCCAGGCGAAGACAATGGCCAAATGCGTTGGTAAGGAGACTCGATGCTTCAATGGATCTGGTTTTGCCAAAATCA gtctTGCAGGTTTTCCATTATTCACTTTTCAACAAAAGATCGCTTTCCAGGGCTGCGTTACACCAACATCATGCAAGTTTGAAGCGCCGGTAACATTATCCACCAGCATAACAACAATTAGCATCGACAAATTTAAATGTAGCAACGCCACCAAGGCCAGATTCCACCTCGCAGATTCCACCATTTCTGGGAGCAGAGAATGA